One genomic region from Lycorma delicatula isolate Av1 chromosome 1, ASM4794821v1, whole genome shotgun sequence encodes:
- the LOC142317977 gene encoding uncharacterized protein LOC142317977, with product MEKISEPFDIHIGVRQGDGLSPMLFNVVFDQVMEEWEKELKECEFWKPIRLGFLKTKLYIPYLSFANDLAILTDDEEIAVKQFEVLKENQEKVGLQISFEKTKFLCKKTDITSLKTKYGKIDRVPYFKYLEEFIEPTGLEKISQQNRLQKVKKALGLVHNINNKNCTSRQTKLQHYNTVIKPAVLYTSETLTLNRKHELEEIKKVERKIIRKILGAKYTQDGCRLQSVKTTEKYSNIEIDIMKRRMKLFGHLNRLPENRLTKRVIEYVTSLKNSTPWMDKLLKDLKNANISPTDILERDMFRYKVKKWEVTSEQPKQNQYSPKWSEECKQAFSERMKTYWSNKKNRMET from the coding sequence atggaaaaaatctcAGAACCCTTCGACATTCATATAGGTGTGAGACAGGGTGATGGACTTTCTCCGATGTTGTTTAATGTAGTCTTTGACCAGGTTATGGAAGAATGGGAGAAGGAACTTAAGGAATGTGAGTTTTGGAAACCAATCCGGCTGGGCTTTCTCAAAACTAAACTCTACATACCATATCTCTCATTTGCGAATGATCTGGCAATATTGACCGATGATGAGGAGATTGCTGTCAAACAGTTCGAGGTACttaaagaaaatcaagaaaaagtGGGACTGCAGATCTCATTCGAGAAAACTAAATTCTTATGTAAAAAGACAGATATCACAAGTCTGAAAACAAAATACGGTAAAATCGATAGGGTCCCATACTTTAAATACCTTGAGGAATTCATCGAACCAACAGGCCTTGAAAAAATCTCACAACAAAATCGTCTCCAAAAAGTCAAAAAGGCACTAGGGTTAGTTCACAACATCAACAACAAAAATTGTACGTCAAGACAGACTAAACTCCagcattacaacacagttataaaaccagcagTCCTTTACACCAGTGAAACTTTGACACTTAACAGAAAACATgaacttgaagaaattaaaaaagtagaaaggaaGATCATTCGGAAAATCCTAGGAGCAAAATATACCCAAGATGGTTGCAGACTACAATCAgtcaaaacaacagaaaagtattCTAACATCGAAATTGACATTAtgaaaagacgaatgaaattaTTTGGTCATCTCAATAGACTACCAGAAAATCGATTGACAAAAAGGGTAATAGAATATGTAACCTCGCTCAAGAACTCAACACCTTGGATGGACAAACTTCTAAAGGACCTAAAAAACGCCAACATAAGTCCAACAGACATTTTAGAAAGAGACATGTTcagatacaaagtaaaaaaatgggAAGTTACATCAGAACAACCAAAACAAAATCAGTATAGTCCAAAGTGGTCAGAAGAGTGTAAACAAGCTTtctcggaaagaatgaaaacttaCTGGAGCAACAAGAAGAACCGAATGGAAACTTGA